The proteins below come from a single Cryptococcus gattii WM276 chromosome D, complete sequence genomic window:
- a CDS encoding Oxidoreductase, putative (Similar to TIGR gene model, INSD accession AAW42968.1): MGDEQPKIITAYPELTDIKAQEQSLPGKDVDMDPLAEFTKLETWDDNGKPYLKEYAGNGKLKGKKAIVTGGDSGIGRAAAQMFAREGADVTIVYLPEEEEDAQRVKKAIEQDGQQCLTIAHDLMKADKAADVVKQHMDKFGKLDILVNNASKQIMSKSITDIDLENVESTFRSNILAMFALTKAAVPHLKRGSSIINTSSVTAFKGSVAMVDYASTKGAIVAYTRSLALQLAPQGIRVNGVCPGPVYTPLQPASRPADNMEGWSVGGPPLHGRASMPAEMGPAYVFLASSDANAMTGHFLHLNNGQWLG, encoded by the exons ATGGGAGACGAGCAGCCTAAAATCATCACCGCTTACCCC GAGCTCACAGATATAAAGGCTCAGGAGCAGAGTCTTCCAGGCAAAGATGTGGACATGGATCCTCTTGCCGAATTCACCAAGCTTGAAACTTGGGACGATAACGGCAAGCCGTACTTGAAGGAATACGCTGGAAATGGGAAGCTGAAGGGCAAGAAGGCCATCGTTACCGGGGGTGATTCTGGTATTGGGAGGGCTGCAGCTCAAATGTTTGCTCGCGAAGGTGCGGACGTTACCATCGTATACCTCcctgaagaggaagaaga CGCCCAGCGAGTTAAGAAGGCTATCGAACAAGATGGACAGCAGTGTCTTACAATCGCTCATGACCTCATGAAGGCGGACAAGGCAGCAGATGTCGTCAAGCAGCACATGGACAAATTTGGCAAGCTCGACATTCTGGTGAACAATGCCAGTAAACAGATAATGTCCAAGTCCATTACCGATATCGAC CTTGAAAACGTCGAAAGCACTTTCAGAAGTAACATCCTTGCCATGTTTGCCCTCACTAAAGCCGCTGTACCTCATCTCAAGCGCGGATCGTCTATCATCAACACCTCTTCTGTTACCGCCTTCAAGGGATCTGTTGCTATGGTCGACTATGCTTCCACCAAGGGAGCTATCGTTGCATATACCAGATCTTTGGCTTTGCAACTCGCCCCCCAGGGTATTCGGGTGAACGGTGTCTGCCCTGGCCCCGTTTATACTCCTTTGCAGCCTGCCTCCCGGCCTGCTGACAACATGGAGGGATGGTCTGTTGGCGGCCCTCCCTTGCACGGCCGAGCTTCTATGCCTGCCGAGATGGGTCCGGCATACG TATttcttgcttcttctgACGCAAATGCTATGACTGGTCATTTCTTACATCTCAACAACGGTCAATGGCTTGGTTAG